Proteins encoded within one genomic window of Triticum aestivum cultivar Chinese Spring chromosome 2D, IWGSC CS RefSeq v2.1, whole genome shotgun sequence:
- the LOC123052188 gene encoding major antigen isoform X2: MLYWVHCARDYQTYHYLFFSQLNLKDRHMASSSNGHCPANGAKVLPGRGKKNQEKLQLDKDAASRACQKDRQYIEKLETELSNCYQEIDYLQDQLNIRNVEANIMGEHIHGLELKLTELEKFPERVRVMDNALMRSDSQCWLLMEEVQSKEEELQKAALQIEKLESVTLDMQCEIESLKLDLTTLEQRLFDAESFSQHTAEYKVRIEKQLGEHELQLQEAWKTIDHLEGVEQLDKTVEHDGHANYERGHEILEKMGKQNEEPELIIEQLKVELREQKLKAKEDAEDLTQEMAELRYQITGMLEEEYKRRSCIEQAAIQQIQQLEAQVSKEQRKLSGALRQLQESHELADTQATEIKKLKDALGRLNSAMNLGRVCKSCSCGFCPMLVELSNCSIEGSLDLRSSDASNIDETPPENQALVEWHPDEASDGAAVNNVGC; encoded by the exons ATGCTCTATTGGGTTCATTGCGCTCGAGACTATCAAACATATCATTATCTTTTCTTCTCACAATTGAACCTGAAAG ATCGGCATATGGCTAGTAGCTCCAATGGCCATTGTCCAGCTAATGGTGCAAAAGTTCTGCCTGGAAGGGGGAAGAAGAATCAGGAG AAATTACAGCTTGACAAAGATGCAGCTTCTAGGGCCTGTCAAAAGGACAGGCAATACATTGAGAAATTGGAAACTGAGCTGAGCAACTGCTATCAGGAAATTG ACTATTTGCAGGATCAGTTAAATATCAGGAATGTTGAAGCAAACATCATGGGGGAGCATATTCACGGCCTTGAACTGAAACTAACTGAACTTGAGAAATTTCCTGAAAGAGTGAGAGTTATGGACAATGCTCTGATGCGGTCTGATTCTCAGTGCTGGCTTCTGATGGAAGAAGTCCAAAGTAAAGAAGAGGAGCTGCAAAAGGCAGCCTTACAAATAGAGAAGCTCGAAAGCGTAACTTTGGACATGCAATGTGAAATTGAGAGTTTAAAACTTGATTTGACTACGCTTGAGCAAAGACTTTTTGATGCTGAGAGCTTTAGCCAGCATACTGCCGAGTACAAAGTTAGAATAGAGAAGCAACTGGGAGAACATGAGCTCCAGCTGCAAGAGGCATGGAAGACTATTGATCATCTTGAGG GCGTGGAGCAACTTGATAAAACAGTGGAGCATGATGGTCATGCAAACTATGAAAGAGGTCATGAAATTCTTGAAAAGATGGGGAAGCAAAATGAAGAACCTGAACTTATAATTGAGCAGCTCAAG GTAGAACTTCGAGAACAAAAACTGAAAGCAAAGGAGGATGCAGAAGATCTCACTCAAGAAATGGCTGAATTGAGGTACCAGATAACTGGCATGCTTGAGGAAGAATACAAGCGTCGGTCTTGCATTGAGCAAGCGGCTATTCAACAAATTCAGCAGCTGGAGGCTCAG GTCTCCAAAGAGCAAAGGAAATTGAGCGGAGCACTAAGACAACTGCAGGAATCGCATGAGCTAGCTGACACGCAAGCTACGGAGATTAAGAAACTGAAGGATGCTTTAGGG AGATTGAACTCTGCAATGAACCTCGGGAGGGTTTGCAAATCTTGCTCTTGCGGGTTCTGTCCAATGCTGGTAGAGTTGTCTAATTGCTCGATTGAAGGGTCGCTTGACCTCAGATCTTCCGATGCTAGCAACATTGACGAAACACCACCGGAGAACCAAGCGCTAGTAGAGTGGCATCCCGATGAAGCTTCAGATGGTGCCGCAGTAAATAATGTAGGATGCTAG
- the LOC123052188 gene encoding golgin subfamily A member 4 isoform X4, translated as MLYWVHCARDYQTYHYLFFSQLNLKDRHMASSSNGHCPANGAKVLPGRGKKNQEKLQLDKDAASRACQKDRQYIEKLETELSNCYQEIDYLQDQLNIRNVEANIMGEHIHGLELKLTELEKFPERVRVMDNALMRSDSQCWLLMEEVQSKEEELQKAALQIEKLESVTLDMQCEIESLKLDLTTLEQRLFDAESFSQHTAEYKVRIEKQLGEHELQLQEAWKTIDHLEGENKQLKKEYLPGRAPKQSSSTGVEQLDKTVEHDGHANYERGHEILEKMGKQNEEPELIIEQLKVELREQKLKAKEDAEDLTQEMAELRYQITGMLEEEYKRRSCIEQAAIQQIQQLEAQVSKEQRKLSGALRQLQESHELADTQATEIKKLKDALGVCA; from the exons ATGCTCTATTGGGTTCATTGCGCTCGAGACTATCAAACATATCATTATCTTTTCTTCTCACAATTGAACCTGAAAG ATCGGCATATGGCTAGTAGCTCCAATGGCCATTGTCCAGCTAATGGTGCAAAAGTTCTGCCTGGAAGGGGGAAGAAGAATCAGGAG AAATTACAGCTTGACAAAGATGCAGCTTCTAGGGCCTGTCAAAAGGACAGGCAATACATTGAGAAATTGGAAACTGAGCTGAGCAACTGCTATCAGGAAATTG ACTATTTGCAGGATCAGTTAAATATCAGGAATGTTGAAGCAAACATCATGGGGGAGCATATTCACGGCCTTGAACTGAAACTAACTGAACTTGAGAAATTTCCTGAAAGAGTGAGAGTTATGGACAATGCTCTGATGCGGTCTGATTCTCAGTGCTGGCTTCTGATGGAAGAAGTCCAAAGTAAAGAAGAGGAGCTGCAAAAGGCAGCCTTACAAATAGAGAAGCTCGAAAGCGTAACTTTGGACATGCAATGTGAAATTGAGAGTTTAAAACTTGATTTGACTACGCTTGAGCAAAGACTTTTTGATGCTGAGAGCTTTAGCCAGCATACTGCCGAGTACAAAGTTAGAATAGAGAAGCAACTGGGAGAACATGAGCTCCAGCTGCAAGAGGCATGGAAGACTATTGATCATCTTGAGGGTGAGAATAAACAACTGAAAAAAGAGTACTTGCCTGGAAGAGCTCCTAAACAATCCTCTTCTACAGGCGTGGAGCAACTTGATAAAACAGTGGAGCATGATGGTCATGCAAACTATGAAAGAGGTCATGAAATTCTTGAAAAGATGGGGAAGCAAAATGAAGAACCTGAACTTATAATTGAGCAGCTCAAG GTAGAACTTCGAGAACAAAAACTGAAAGCAAAGGAGGATGCAGAAGATCTCACTCAAGAAATGGCTGAATTGAGGTACCAGATAACTGGCATGCTTGAGGAAGAATACAAGCGTCGGTCTTGCATTGAGCAAGCGGCTATTCAACAAATTCAGCAGCTGGAGGCTCAG GTCTCCAAAGAGCAAAGGAAATTGAGCGGAGCACTAAGACAACTGCAGGAATCGCATGAGCTAGCTGACACGCAAGCTACGGAGATTAAGAAACTGAAGGATGCTTTAGGGGTATGTGCAT AG
- the LOC123052188 gene encoding golgin subfamily A member 4 isoform X1, with the protein MLYWVHCARDYQTYHYLFFSQLNLKDRHMASSSNGHCPANGAKVLPGRGKKNQEKLQLDKDAASRACQKDRQYIEKLETELSNCYQEIDYLQDQLNIRNVEANIMGEHIHGLELKLTELEKFPERVRVMDNALMRSDSQCWLLMEEVQSKEEELQKAALQIEKLESVTLDMQCEIESLKLDLTTLEQRLFDAESFSQHTAEYKVRIEKQLGEHELQLQEAWKTIDHLEGENKQLKKEYLPGRAPKQSSSTGVEQLDKTVEHDGHANYERGHEILEKMGKQNEEPELIIEQLKVELREQKLKAKEDAEDLTQEMAELRYQITGMLEEEYKRRSCIEQAAIQQIQQLEAQVSKEQRKLSGALRQLQESHELADTQATEIKKLKDALGRLNSAMNLGRVCKSCSCGFCPMLVELSNCSIEGSLDLRSSDASNIDETPPENQALVEWHPDEASDGAAVNNVGC; encoded by the exons ATGCTCTATTGGGTTCATTGCGCTCGAGACTATCAAACATATCATTATCTTTTCTTCTCACAATTGAACCTGAAAG ATCGGCATATGGCTAGTAGCTCCAATGGCCATTGTCCAGCTAATGGTGCAAAAGTTCTGCCTGGAAGGGGGAAGAAGAATCAGGAG AAATTACAGCTTGACAAAGATGCAGCTTCTAGGGCCTGTCAAAAGGACAGGCAATACATTGAGAAATTGGAAACTGAGCTGAGCAACTGCTATCAGGAAATTG ACTATTTGCAGGATCAGTTAAATATCAGGAATGTTGAAGCAAACATCATGGGGGAGCATATTCACGGCCTTGAACTGAAACTAACTGAACTTGAGAAATTTCCTGAAAGAGTGAGAGTTATGGACAATGCTCTGATGCGGTCTGATTCTCAGTGCTGGCTTCTGATGGAAGAAGTCCAAAGTAAAGAAGAGGAGCTGCAAAAGGCAGCCTTACAAATAGAGAAGCTCGAAAGCGTAACTTTGGACATGCAATGTGAAATTGAGAGTTTAAAACTTGATTTGACTACGCTTGAGCAAAGACTTTTTGATGCTGAGAGCTTTAGCCAGCATACTGCCGAGTACAAAGTTAGAATAGAGAAGCAACTGGGAGAACATGAGCTCCAGCTGCAAGAGGCATGGAAGACTATTGATCATCTTGAGGGTGAGAATAAACAACTGAAAAAAGAGTACTTGCCTGGAAGAGCTCCTAAACAATCCTCTTCTACAGGCGTGGAGCAACTTGATAAAACAGTGGAGCATGATGGTCATGCAAACTATGAAAGAGGTCATGAAATTCTTGAAAAGATGGGGAAGCAAAATGAAGAACCTGAACTTATAATTGAGCAGCTCAAG GTAGAACTTCGAGAACAAAAACTGAAAGCAAAGGAGGATGCAGAAGATCTCACTCAAGAAATGGCTGAATTGAGGTACCAGATAACTGGCATGCTTGAGGAAGAATACAAGCGTCGGTCTTGCATTGAGCAAGCGGCTATTCAACAAATTCAGCAGCTGGAGGCTCAG GTCTCCAAAGAGCAAAGGAAATTGAGCGGAGCACTAAGACAACTGCAGGAATCGCATGAGCTAGCTGACACGCAAGCTACGGAGATTAAGAAACTGAAGGATGCTTTAGGG AGATTGAACTCTGCAATGAACCTCGGGAGGGTTTGCAAATCTTGCTCTTGCGGGTTCTGTCCAATGCTGGTAGAGTTGTCTAATTGCTCGATTGAAGGGTCGCTTGACCTCAGATCTTCCGATGCTAGCAACATTGACGAAACACCACCGGAGAACCAAGCGCTAGTAGAGTGGCATCCCGATGAAGCTTCAGATGGTGCCGCAGTAAATAATGTAGGATGCTAG
- the LOC123052188 gene encoding golgin subfamily A member 4 isoform X3, with protein MASSSNGHCPANGAKVLPGRGKKNQEKLQLDKDAASRACQKDRQYIEKLETELSNCYQEIDYLQDQLNIRNVEANIMGEHIHGLELKLTELEKFPERVRVMDNALMRSDSQCWLLMEEVQSKEEELQKAALQIEKLESVTLDMQCEIESLKLDLTTLEQRLFDAESFSQHTAEYKVRIEKQLGEHELQLQEAWKTIDHLEGENKQLKKEYLPGRAPKQSSSTGVEQLDKTVEHDGHANYERGHEILEKMGKQNEEPELIIEQLKVELREQKLKAKEDAEDLTQEMAELRYQITGMLEEEYKRRSCIEQAAIQQIQQLEAQVSKEQRKLSGALRQLQESHELADTQATEIKKLKDALGRLNSAMNLGRVCKSCSCGFCPMLVELSNCSIEGSLDLRSSDASNIDETPPENQALVEWHPDEASDGAAVNNVGC; from the exons ATGGCTAGTAGCTCCAATGGCCATTGTCCAGCTAATGGTGCAAAAGTTCTGCCTGGAAGGGGGAAGAAGAATCAGGAG AAATTACAGCTTGACAAAGATGCAGCTTCTAGGGCCTGTCAAAAGGACAGGCAATACATTGAGAAATTGGAAACTGAGCTGAGCAACTGCTATCAGGAAATTG ACTATTTGCAGGATCAGTTAAATATCAGGAATGTTGAAGCAAACATCATGGGGGAGCATATTCACGGCCTTGAACTGAAACTAACTGAACTTGAGAAATTTCCTGAAAGAGTGAGAGTTATGGACAATGCTCTGATGCGGTCTGATTCTCAGTGCTGGCTTCTGATGGAAGAAGTCCAAAGTAAAGAAGAGGAGCTGCAAAAGGCAGCCTTACAAATAGAGAAGCTCGAAAGCGTAACTTTGGACATGCAATGTGAAATTGAGAGTTTAAAACTTGATTTGACTACGCTTGAGCAAAGACTTTTTGATGCTGAGAGCTTTAGCCAGCATACTGCCGAGTACAAAGTTAGAATAGAGAAGCAACTGGGAGAACATGAGCTCCAGCTGCAAGAGGCATGGAAGACTATTGATCATCTTGAGGGTGAGAATAAACAACTGAAAAAAGAGTACTTGCCTGGAAGAGCTCCTAAACAATCCTCTTCTACAGGCGTGGAGCAACTTGATAAAACAGTGGAGCATGATGGTCATGCAAACTATGAAAGAGGTCATGAAATTCTTGAAAAGATGGGGAAGCAAAATGAAGAACCTGAACTTATAATTGAGCAGCTCAAG GTAGAACTTCGAGAACAAAAACTGAAAGCAAAGGAGGATGCAGAAGATCTCACTCAAGAAATGGCTGAATTGAGGTACCAGATAACTGGCATGCTTGAGGAAGAATACAAGCGTCGGTCTTGCATTGAGCAAGCGGCTATTCAACAAATTCAGCAGCTGGAGGCTCAG GTCTCCAAAGAGCAAAGGAAATTGAGCGGAGCACTAAGACAACTGCAGGAATCGCATGAGCTAGCTGACACGCAAGCTACGGAGATTAAGAAACTGAAGGATGCTTTAGGG AGATTGAACTCTGCAATGAACCTCGGGAGGGTTTGCAAATCTTGCTCTTGCGGGTTCTGTCCAATGCTGGTAGAGTTGTCTAATTGCTCGATTGAAGGGTCGCTTGACCTCAGATCTTCCGATGCTAGCAACATTGACGAAACACCACCGGAGAACCAAGCGCTAGTAGAGTGGCATCCCGATGAAGCTTCAGATGGTGCCGCAGTAAATAATGTAGGATGCTAG
- the LOC123052189 gene encoding putative SNAP25 homologous protein SNAP30 isoform X1, with product MRFARQEGLQLSWKKRTSSLPPTPVLPPSPGKSRRPATSPHPRRAPPLLSGKMPVSSVAKPLSSKPNPFDSDSDSEFTSRRARASSSNSVDPGANGRYKNGFRDSGGFDNQSVQELEGYVAHKAEEVTQKVNVCLRLAENIKEDATNTMIALHKQGQQMNRTHETAANIDQDLSRSETLLGSLGGFFSKTWKPKKTRQIKGPAVISRDDPFKRRANHLEQREKLGLSSSPVGKSDPQKYSDPTNAMEKVQVEKDKQDNALSDLSDVLGQLKGMALDMGSEIDRYVLHRLQFTISYFIGQQGKTKPWTVYKMMWRNSTPG from the exons ATGCGATTTGCGAGGCAAGAAGGTCTGCAACTGTCCTGGAAGAAAAGGACATCCTCCTTGCCTCCAACTCCAGTTCTGCCGCCCAGCCCAGGAAAAAGCAGGCGGCCGGCAACCTCTCCGCACCCTCGTCGCGCGCCTCCTCTCCTCTCAG GAAAGATGCCCGTGTCAAGCGTCGCAAAACCTTTGTCCTCTAAACCAAATCCGTTCGATTCCGACTCAGACTCTGAATTTACCTCGAGGCGTGCAAGAGCATCATCTTCCAACTCAGTTGATCCTGGCGCCAATGGCCGATACAAGAATGGCTTCCGCGATTCAGGCGGGTTCGACAACCAATCCGTGCAAGAGCTGGAGGGCTACGTTGCACACAAGGCCGAGGAGGTCACTCAGAAAGTGAACGTCTGCCTTCGGCTCGCTGAAAACATCAAGGAGGATGCTACCAACACTATGATCGCCCTGCACAAGCAGGGTCAACAAATGAATAGGACCCATGAAACCGCTGCGAACATTGATCAGGACCTTAGCAGG AGTGAGACACTTCTGGGAAGCCTTGGAGGGTTTTTCTCAAAAACCTGGAAGCCCAAGAAAACCAGGCAAATAAAGGGACCAGCAGTTATCTCGAGAG ATGATCCCTTCAAAAGAAGGGCTAACCACCTAGAGCAGAGAGAAAAATTAGGATTGTCTTCAAGCCCCGTAGGGAAGTCGGATCCTCAGAAGTATTCTGATCCTACCAACGCCATGGAGAAGGTTCAG GTGGAGAAAGATAAGCAAGACAATGCCCTTTCTGATCTTAGCGATGTCCTGGGACAGCTCAAGGGCATGGCTCTCGACATGGGCTCAGAAATCGATAGATACGTGCTTCATCGACTTCAGTTCACCATATCTTATTTCATTGGCCAACAGG GCAAAACAAAGCCATGGACGGTCTACAAGATGATGTGGAGGAACTCAACTCCAGGGTGA
- the LOC123052189 gene encoding putative SNAP25 homologous protein SNAP30 isoform X2 translates to MRFARQEGLQLSWKKRTSSLPPTPVLPPSPGKSRRPATSPHPRRAPPLLSGKMPVSSVAKPLSSKPNPFDSDSDSEFTSRRARASSSNSVDPGANGRYKNGFRDSGGFDNQSVQELEGYVAHKAEEVTQKVNVCLRLAENIKEDATNTMIALHKQGQQMNRTHETAANIDQDLSRSETLLGSLGGFFSKTWKPKKTRQIKGPAVISRDDPFKRRANHLEQREKLGLSSSPVGKSDPQKYSDPTNAMEKVQVEKDKQDNALSDLSDVLGQLKGMALDMGSEIDRYVLHRLQQNKAMDGLQDDVEELNSRVKGANQRARRLLGK, encoded by the exons ATGCGATTTGCGAGGCAAGAAGGTCTGCAACTGTCCTGGAAGAAAAGGACATCCTCCTTGCCTCCAACTCCAGTTCTGCCGCCCAGCCCAGGAAAAAGCAGGCGGCCGGCAACCTCTCCGCACCCTCGTCGCGCGCCTCCTCTCCTCTCAG GAAAGATGCCCGTGTCAAGCGTCGCAAAACCTTTGTCCTCTAAACCAAATCCGTTCGATTCCGACTCAGACTCTGAATTTACCTCGAGGCGTGCAAGAGCATCATCTTCCAACTCAGTTGATCCTGGCGCCAATGGCCGATACAAGAATGGCTTCCGCGATTCAGGCGGGTTCGACAACCAATCCGTGCAAGAGCTGGAGGGCTACGTTGCACACAAGGCCGAGGAGGTCACTCAGAAAGTGAACGTCTGCCTTCGGCTCGCTGAAAACATCAAGGAGGATGCTACCAACACTATGATCGCCCTGCACAAGCAGGGTCAACAAATGAATAGGACCCATGAAACCGCTGCGAACATTGATCAGGACCTTAGCAGG AGTGAGACACTTCTGGGAAGCCTTGGAGGGTTTTTCTCAAAAACCTGGAAGCCCAAGAAAACCAGGCAAATAAAGGGACCAGCAGTTATCTCGAGAG ATGATCCCTTCAAAAGAAGGGCTAACCACCTAGAGCAGAGAGAAAAATTAGGATTGTCTTCAAGCCCCGTAGGGAAGTCGGATCCTCAGAAGTATTCTGATCCTACCAACGCCATGGAGAAGGTTCAG GTGGAGAAAGATAAGCAAGACAATGCCCTTTCTGATCTTAGCGATGTCCTGGGACAGCTCAAGGGCATGGCTCTCGACATGGGCTCAGAAATCGATAGATACGTGCTTCATCGACTTCA GCAAAACAAAGCCATGGACGGTCTACAAGATGATGTGGAGGAACTCAACTCCAGGGTGAAAGGAGCCAACCAGCGTGCACGCCGTTTGCTTGGGAAATAA